In Candidatus Electrothrix scaldis, the genomic window GTCACAGAACGCATAAATTCGGTCTTTTTTGAGAATAAATTGATCGTCAAGAATGCAGAATTCACGGATACCATAGTCTGAGACCAGCATTTCAATTTCTTTGACCACGTTGTCAATGCTTCGTGGTCTCCATCGACGTCTCCACAAATTTTTACTACAACAAAAGACGCATTGATAGGGACAACCGCGGGAGGTCATGATAGTTGCAATGGGCTTTTTGCGGGAAAAATTGAACTGTTTATGATTCGTCCGCATATAGTGTTCCATATCAATAAACGCCCGATCAGGGATAGGTAGACGATCCAAATCCTCAATAAATTCTCGATGAGGATTCATGACAACAGTATTTTCAGCATTTCGGAAGCATAAACCATCTACCGCAGCCAAACTCATTTCCCCGCGAAGCGCCCGTACCAAGTGCTCTAACGTAATTTCACCTTCATGACATACAATATAATCAATACAGGAATATTCATGGAGAATGGATTGAGCCTCTAAGGTGGCATGAGCGCCGCCTATCACAATAGGTACAGAAGGATAGAGTTCTTTTGCCATCTCAGCGACTTCTACCGCTTCTGCAAAATATCCTGAAAAACAACAGCCGATGCCGATAAGGTCAGGTTGATTTTTTTTCAATTCCTTATGAATGACTGTCTTGTCATGAACACCTTTGACATATAAGTCCCCTTGTTGTTTTGGGGCTTCGGCCCCCATCGCATACAGATCAAGAATGGATATGTGGATTTCATCCCGAAGTACCTGTCGCAAATATGTCGCCAGACTAACTAAGCCTAAAGGTTCTGAAAGATAAATATTCGTATCTCGAACAGTAATATATGGGTGTATCAACACAATGTTCATAATGTTACTTTTCTCCTGTTGACAACAAATCCACGATGCTAAGTATGGACGTGACTTCTGGAAAGGCATCATGAATAGTGTTTTTTAAACTGGCAAAAAATTGTACGACCGACACAATAACACAGCCGATCTCGTCTCGTTCAATGATCGTTGGCGATTCAATACATGTGCCAGACAGCGTTACCCCTTGACGAACAACAGAATCATCGACATAATGTATATGTCTAGCAATATCGCTGTTAATCTTTTTAGTGACGTGGTGAAAAAAATCATAGAGGTATGAATTTATTCCCCAAAATACAATATCTCCGTGTTGGTCAATCATTCTCTGAACGCTTTCTGCTGCTCTTGCGACCACCTCCTCAACAATAGGGGCAGTATGCCTTCTGCCGCATTCAGAGCATATTAAACTGCTGGTAATAAATAGGCGGACGTCTTTCCAGAGGTTTTTATACCCACAGGATACGCACTCACCTTCAAGTGTTATATGACCATTATGCCAGTGAATATTCAGGGTGTGACATTCTGCCGGAATAGCTTGTGATTTCCTGGGCAAAGAGAGTATTTGACCAGCCAGCCATGCATGATCAGCATCGGACATTGTTGACAACTTGACGACAGGACATGACTGCCTGATAAACTGCACCGGGTCTGAAATAATTCCTTGCGCTCTCGCATGCTCATAGAGCGGAGTCCCAGGATAGGTTACAAGCATACTTAATTGCAATTGATAGTGACTATGCTTTTTCCACCATTCAAGCGTGTTGTAAGCGGTCTGTCGGGTTTCTGCCCTGTCTCCGAAAATTAAGTTGCCTTGTATACCGATACCTGACCGGTACGTTAATTTTAACGCCTTTTCAGATTGTTCAATGGTAATGCCTTTCTGCATACTTTTTAAGACAGTATTATCAGCGCTTTCAATGCCTAATGAAATCGTGCTGCAGTTGGCATCTTTTAACATTGTCAGAACATCTCTTGAAATATCAGAGACTCGAAATTGTGCCCACCATTTCACCTCATATTGTTGCATTCTTCTGCAGAATTTTTCCAGTCGGGTTCGGTTGCATCCGAACAGCTCGTCCTGTATAGAGATATAATGTACATTAAATTCATTGATCAAGAACTCTATTTCGGAAAAAACGTTATCCAGTGAACGTTGCCTGTATGTTTGACCACTTGGGTGAAAACAGAAGGTACATCGAAACGGGCATGACCTGCTCGTGATCATTGAAACCATTCTCTCTTCGCACATACCAACAAAATTCGGAACCGTCTGCAATTGTTTATCAAGCCCCATCCCCTTATAATCAGGAAAAGGCAAGCTGTCTATATCCACCTGCCGGGTGTCGTCGCCTGTAAAGATGTACTGATCTCCGTCTTTATAAACGATCCCCGGAATATCAGTAATTGCCGATTGTTGTTCAAGCGCTTTACATAATTGACAACATATGATTTCCCCTTCTCCGATGACTCCGTAATCCGCATATTCCAATGCCTGCATCGCGTGCTCCGGCGCACTCGTAATAATGCCACCGCCAACAACTGTTGCAATCGTTTTTTTTATGCGCTTTGCAGATTCAATAACGTTCCTCACCGCTCCATATTGTCCGGTTAAGCCACCTGTCAAAACCACATCAATATCAGAACTCGTGATATGCTGTTTCAGAATGTCATAGAGAGTTCCATCTTCATGATTTAGATTCACAATGCTTATATCGAATCCAGCGGCTTTCAGACTTGATGAGATGTACCCTATTCCGGTAGGAAACCAATACCAGTCTCCAGAATTATTCACGATTCTTGGTACTACTAATAAATGCCGCACATGTATACTCCTGACGTTATATGCAAGAGAAATCCTCGCATAAAATTACGTAAAATCAGCGTTCAATAGTTATGGGTTTAATCGAAGTACGTGTTATCATGTTGTTGTCAGATGATTTTTTCCCATGTTTTTCTTTGAGCGGAACGGGAAATCGCTTCAAGCATATGCAGTCCTTCTTTGGCGATGTCCACGCCCAAATTCCATGATGAAGCATATCGTCCTGTTTTTTGAAATTCAAGAAGACTGTCCGCAATATCATAATACATATTCGCAAAGGCTTCGATAAAGCCCGCAGGATGACCAGCTTTAAAGCGATTATATCGCACCTGTGCCAGGACATTTGTCCTATCGAACGTTGAAACTTGTCCCATAATGTTGACGTATCGTAAATGTTCGGGGTCCATTTGATACCACTCTGCTGAACCTTGCGTTCCGTATACACGAATACGCAGACCATTGCGATGTCCCAAGGCACATTTACTATACCAGAGCTGACAAACCATCTCATTCGTATAACGCGCCAGACACATTCCATTGTCACAAACCTGTTGAAATGTTCCAAAACTATCTTGCATAGCAGCAAGTTCTATGGGACGATTGCCTGTTAAAAAAAAAATGATATGATGAAGGTGGGCGCACAAATCCAGCGACACGGTAGATAGCGTTTCAGGATCGTCTAATCGCCAAGCCTGTGGAGGTGCGTTTTTTTGATCCTTATACAGGCGAATAAATCCTTCTTGAGGCATTTCAGCATGAATTTGAAAAATTTTACCAAGAGCACCTTTTTTAATCATCATTTTGAGTTCACGCAACATCGGGTAGCCTGAATAGTTATAGGTCACAGCCAAAAATGCGTTTTGTTCTTCTACTGCTGCTCTGATCTTTTCTGCATCCGCGCTGGAACTGGCCAGCGCCTTTTCACTAATCACCGGATAACCGGCTTTCATGACCTGAATTGCAATATTTGCATGGGAGGGAATAGGCGTCAGAATAACAATGGCATCCAATCTGTTTTGCTCTTCCGAGATAAGCGTCAGCCAATCATCGTAGATCCGATGTTTTTCGACTCCCCAAGTGTGCCCTGTTTGATGATTAACCGACTGATGCGTACTGAAACACCCTGCTTTAAGTGCAAAACGTCTATCCATCTCAACGGCGATGCGATGCGTCAGTCCAATTGCCGAATTCAATCCACCACCGATAAATCCTAGGCTGAACGGCTGTGATGTTTTGCCTGTCATGAGAATATCTATTTGTAAATGTTGAGTTATTTATAAGCCGTTACTCATCGACATGATCGAATGTTGTTTCCTGAATGAAATACACTGGCCTTCTCTTTGTTTCATCAAAAATTTTTCCAATATACAGCCCTAAAAATCCCATATTCATGAACAGTAACCCACCGATAATATAAAACGAAAACATCAAGCTTGTCCAGCCAGCAATCCCTATTCCATATAGAAAATAGCGTAGAACCAGCCATACGGAATATCCCAGAGAAGCGATAAACATCAAAAATCCAAAACGAATAGACAGTTGTAGTGGTTTGTTCGAATTTGCAACAAGCGTATCAACGGCATGAGCGAGTTTTTTCTGAAGCGTATATGACGATGTTCCTGTGTCTCTTTTGGCATGTTCAACCGGTATTGATGTATTACGAAATCCGATATAGTGGATAAAAATTCCGAACGACCGATGTTGTTCTCTGTATTGGCATACGGCATCAATCGTTTTTTTTGAATATATTCCAAAGTTCGAAATGGTGTGATCGTGATCAATTCCTGATATATACTTGAGTATCAGGTGAAATAGTTTTGAAAAAAATGTGTTTACAGCTTTATCCTTTCGTTTGACTCGTCGTCCGAGTACCATGTCATATCCTTCCTGCGCCTTTCTATACAATTTTATAATTTCTTCCGGTCTATCCTGTAAATCACAGTCCATGATAACAATCCAGTCACCGCGTATAGAGTCGAGACCAGCGATAATTGCATGGTGCTGTCCAAAATTTCGAGAAAGGTTAATCCCACGGACGCGAGAGTCTTGTTCGGCCAATGTTGTAATAATGCTCCATGCGCTATCAGGGCTGGCGTCATTGACCATAATAATTTCAAAATCTTCTGTAATTTTTGAAAGAGTTTTTTTTAGACGTTTATACAGCCCCTCAAGATTTAAGTGAAAGCCGTATACAGGCGTAACTACAGATATATGCACATTTTTTGGCGAGTGCGCTTTTTGAAGCGTATCAGATATCATGATATTCTTATCCTATGCTACTCAGTGGTCACACAAATTAATTCTTGCATCTGTTCTGTCTTTTCCAGCATCTCATGCATTGAGTCGAATTTCAAAAACAGGATGCCAAATTTTGATGTCATTACGTCAGTAACTCTATCCCCCACTTTTCCCCAAATGATTGATTCGACAATCTTGTCCTTAATGCATGTATTAAATCGGAAATTTTTTACAAGGCCTTCCTGTGCAGCCATCATGCAGTGACGGGTAAAAAATCCCGTTGGTTCCGCTTGAGCAAGATCAGAAATATCCAAGCCAGCTGAAGCCTTGATTATGTACGAAGGGTAGTCGACACCGGTGGCATGCTGGACTAATTGGATATACAGATCGCCGGGGGCGCGGCGTGTAATTTCAAGAATGACCGGTTCAGTGTCTCGTAAGATATACTGCACATGAAAGATGCCGTCTGTCAGATGAAGAAGCTGAGCTATTTTTTCTGACTCTACACATAAAGTTTTCTCAACGCTTTTCGGGACAATAGAAGGAGTTGATGCCGCAGATACAAGGTAGGGATTTTGATAGTAATGTTCGTTATCTGAAAAGTAAAACACGATGCGACCATTCCGCACAAAAGCAGAGAAACCGTGGCGAGTTCCTTCAATAAATTCTTCGACGACAATTCGTTTACTTCTGGAGCAATTGAGCGCATACTCCAATGCCAGCTCGGCCTGATGTGGCGTTGTTAATTTTGTCATGCCTTTACCACCGCTGAGGTCCACGGGTTTGACAATAAGGGGAAAACGCCAGGTATTGATTGAGTTCAGTGCATCAGCGACAGAGTGAAACCCCATAGCCTTTGGTGAGGGGATACAATGTTTCCAGGCAAATTCTCGGAATCTATCTTTATGGTGAATAATCAAGGCAGTGCCATAGGGATCGTGACCAGGGAGTCCCAGTTTTTCAGCAGCATATGCGCATGAAAGAGCCGAAAAATCATTGCAGCACGCGCAGAGAGCATCAATTTCGAGCATTTTGGCAAGGGTGTAAATAGCCTCTTTGTCCGAAAAATCAGCCAGATGGTATTCATCAGCATATCTATGCCCTATGTCATGAATTCGGTTGCCGCTTGTAATGACGTGATAGCCTAGTTGCTGACCTGCTTGAATCAAAGGGATTTCAGCATACCCCCCACCTGCAATGAACAGTTTTTTTTTCATATACTCTATGCATTCTCTCTAAAGAAATCATAAATGGCGTGAGCTACGTGTTGAACATGCTGTTCGGTCATTTCGAAGTATAGTGGCAGGCGTAAAACTCTGCGGCTTATATCATTGGTTATATCCATTGAACCTACAGTGCGACCATATCGTCGACCTGCTGGAGATGAATGCAATGGGATATAATGGAATAAGGTCGTGATGCCGCATTTGTTCAAAAATTTGATTAACCGT contains:
- a CDS encoding ATP-grasp domain-containing protein yields the protein MKKKLFIAGGGYAEIPLIQAGQQLGYHVITSGNRIHDIGHRYADEYHLADFSDKEAIYTLAKMLEIDALCACCNDFSALSCAYAAEKLGLPGHDPYGTALIIHHKDRFREFAWKHCIPSPKAMGFHSVADALNSINTWRFPLIVKPVDLSGGKGMTKLTTPHQAELALEYALNCSRSKRIVVEEFIEGTRHGFSAFVRNGRIVFYFSDNEHYYQNPYLVSAASTPSIVPKSVEKTLCVESEKIAQLLHLTDGIFHVQYILRDTEPVILEITRRAPGDLYIQLVQHATGVDYPSYIIKASAGLDISDLAQAEPTGFFTRHCMMAAQEGLVKNFRFNTCIKDKIVESIIWGKVGDRVTDVMTSKFGILFLKFDSMHEMLEKTEQMQELICVTTE
- a CDS encoding radical SAM protein, producing MRHLLVVPRIVNNSGDWYWFPTGIGYISSSLKAAGFDISIVNLNHEDGTLYDILKQHITSSDIDVVLTGGLTGQYGAVRNVIESAKRIKKTIATVVGGGIITSAPEHAMQALEYADYGVIGEGEIICCQLCKALEQQSAITDIPGIVYKDGDQYIFTGDDTRQVDIDSLPFPDYKGMGLDKQLQTVPNFVGMCEERMVSMITSRSCPFRCTFCFHPSGQTYRQRSLDNVFSEIEFLINEFNVHYISIQDELFGCNRTRLEKFCRRMQQYEVKWWAQFRVSDISRDVLTMLKDANCSTISLGIESADNTVLKSMQKGITIEQSEKALKLTYRSGIGIQGNLIFGDRAETRQTAYNTLEWWKKHSHYQLQLSMLVTYPGTPLYEHARAQGIISDPVQFIRQSCPVVKLSTMSDADHAWLAGQILSLPRKSQAIPAECHTLNIHWHNGHITLEGECVSCGYKNLWKDVRLFITSSLICSECGRRHTAPIVEEVVARAAESVQRMIDQHGDIVFWGINSYLYDFFHHVTKKINSDIARHIHYVDDSVVRQGVTLSGTCIESPTIIERDEIGCVIVSVVQFFASLKNTIHDAFPEVTSILSIVDLLSTGEK
- a CDS encoding radical SAM protein, which gives rise to MNIVLIHPYITVRDTNIYLSEPLGLVSLATYLRQVLRDEIHISILDLYAMGAEAPKQQGDLYVKGVHDKTVIHKELKKNQPDLIGIGCCFSGYFAEAVEVAEMAKELYPSVPIVIGGAHATLEAQSILHEYSCIDYIVCHEGEITLEHLVRALRGEMSLAAVDGLCFRNAENTVVMNPHREFIEDLDRLPIPDRAFIDMEHYMRTNHKQFNFSRKKPIATIMTSRGCPYQCVFCCSKNLWRRRWRPRSIDNVVKEIEMLVSDYGIREFCILDDQFILKKDRIYAFCDYFIDRKLDIAFSNIAGLSIWLVDDEQLLVKMRQAGFYKLTMPVESGNAETIKFIQKNVDLDQVSRLVRKANTLGYWTGAFFIIGFPYETREQIMETVAFAYSSQLDFAHFFVAQPYIGTELYDIYHKEQLLEKESMKGSFIFGAWHDTLEITADELNAIQLNASQGWLLHKVSFYLHPKKFVNCLLPKFRTPGDIRYSFSVLFMLAHRHVTNMLKRKGKSQRSHL
- a CDS encoding Gfo/Idh/MocA family oxidoreductase, yielding MTGKTSQPFSLGFIGGGLNSAIGLTHRIAVEMDRRFALKAGCFSTHQSVNHQTGHTWGVEKHRIYDDWLTLISEEQNRLDAIVILTPIPSHANIAIQVMKAGYPVISEKALASSSADAEKIRAAVEEQNAFLAVTYNYSGYPMLRELKMMIKKGALGKIFQIHAEMPQEGFIRLYKDQKNAPPQAWRLDDPETLSTVSLDLCAHLHHIIFFLTGNRPIELAAMQDSFGTFQQVCDNGMCLARYTNEMVCQLWYSKCALGHRNGLRIRVYGTQGSAEWYQMDPEHLRYVNIMGQVSTFDRTNVLAQVRYNRFKAGHPAGFIEAFANMYYDIADSLLEFQKTGRYASSWNLGVDIAKEGLHMLEAISRSAQRKTWEKII
- a CDS encoding glycosyltransferase family 2 protein, with the protein product MISDTLQKAHSPKNVHISVVTPVYGFHLNLEGLYKRLKKTLSKITEDFEIIMVNDASPDSAWSIITTLAEQDSRVRGINLSRNFGQHHAIIAGLDSIRGDWIVIMDCDLQDRPEEIIKLYRKAQEGYDMVLGRRVKRKDKAVNTFFSKLFHLILKYISGIDHDHTISNFGIYSKKTIDAVCQYREQHRSFGIFIHYIGFRNTSIPVEHAKRDTGTSSYTLQKKLAHAVDTLVANSNKPLQLSIRFGFLMFIASLGYSVWLVLRYFLYGIGIAGWTSLMFSFYIIGGLLFMNMGFLGLYIGKIFDETKRRPVYFIQETTFDHVDE